CGAACGCCGGGGGTACAGCGTGGCCTTCGGGTCCGCCCTCACCGGCAAGACGGGCACCTCCTACCAGGTGCCCCTCCTCGCGCGCTCGGGCGGTCTCAGCCTCGCGGTCCACTGGAAGACCGACGCGCCGCTCACGGCCCAGGAGGCGGCCGCCTTCTCGGGCGCCCTCGACGACCTCGGCCTCTCCGGCGGCGTGCTCGTCGCCTGGGGCGGCGCCGAC
The sequence above is drawn from the Candidatus Thermoplasmatota archaeon genome and encodes:
- a CDS encoding restriction endonuclease, with the translated sequence MPEFQHLLAQVFERRGYSVAFGSALTGKTGTSYQVPLLARSGGLSLAVHWKTDAPLTAQEAAAFSGALDDLGLSGGVLVAWGGADAAAAQTAPGKIEVWNTARVAAEVGDAIIHAALAPA